One genomic window of Polyangium aurulentum includes the following:
- a CDS encoding cytochrome P450 produces MMGPSSILSRVARFPSQPAGLPVAPGWLPFVGHLPQLIRDLPQVMRGCDRAGPLCWLDLGGKRRQLLSTREEAFTVFRNRETSSKNLARDAGALLMSSLLVLDGPPHRRSRGAMAAPFTPRGLNASKAGALIREVVEPRVRAWANRSEVALTEETREFAVDVIFRMMGIPTSELAAWRHQFEEIIFLVFGFDWDFPGSPRRRGQRAQRWIDARLARYIAEARGRAPEADLVAAMVHGRDEQGRGLDHDELLANLRILVFAGHETTASVMAWMVLELAKHPDLWRRAVDEALAADGPPTTASELERFPFMESVFRETLRLHPPVVLDSRETETELDLLGVKIPPGVTVGCSVYGISRNPERYPEPDRFHPDRWATLAHKPGALETAQFGGGPHFCLGYHMALLEAVQFGVTLARTLGERNLGPILLDGALPKPVWFPVSRPPAGTRVRIGRVGAT; encoded by the coding sequence ATGATGGGACCGTCCTCGATCCTCTCTCGCGTCGCGCGCTTCCCTTCCCAGCCCGCGGGCCTGCCCGTGGCTCCGGGGTGGCTTCCCTTCGTCGGTCACCTTCCGCAGCTGATCCGAGACCTCCCGCAGGTCATGCGCGGCTGTGATCGGGCCGGGCCTCTGTGCTGGCTCGATCTGGGCGGCAAGCGCAGGCAGCTCCTCTCGACGCGCGAGGAGGCGTTCACCGTGTTCCGCAACCGCGAGACGTCGTCGAAGAACCTCGCGCGCGACGCGGGGGCGCTCCTCATGAGCTCGCTCCTCGTGCTCGACGGCCCGCCGCACCGCCGCTCGCGCGGCGCGATGGCCGCGCCCTTCACCCCGCGCGGGCTCAACGCCTCGAAGGCCGGAGCCCTCATCCGCGAGGTCGTCGAGCCGCGCGTCCGCGCGTGGGCGAACCGCTCCGAGGTCGCGCTCACCGAGGAGACCCGCGAATTCGCGGTCGACGTGATCTTCCGCATGATGGGCATTCCGACCTCCGAGCTCGCCGCGTGGAGGCATCAATTCGAGGAGATCATCTTCCTCGTGTTCGGGTTCGACTGGGACTTCCCCGGCTCTCCACGGCGAAGAGGGCAGCGGGCGCAGCGCTGGATCGACGCGCGCCTGGCGCGCTACATCGCGGAGGCCCGAGGCCGCGCTCCCGAAGCGGACCTCGTGGCGGCGATGGTGCACGGCCGCGACGAGCAGGGCCGGGGGCTCGACCACGACGAGCTGCTCGCCAACCTCCGCATCCTCGTCTTCGCGGGGCACGAGACCACCGCCTCCGTCATGGCGTGGATGGTCCTCGAGCTCGCGAAGCACCCGGACCTCTGGCGCCGCGCCGTGGACGAAGCGCTCGCGGCGGACGGCCCTCCCACCACCGCGAGCGAGCTCGAGCGCTTCCCTTTCATGGAATCGGTCTTCCGCGAGACGCTCCGGCTGCATCCTCCCGTGGTGCTCGACAGCCGCGAGACCGAGACCGAGCTCGATTTGCTCGGCGTGAAGATTCCCCCGGGCGTCACCGTGGGGTGCAGCGTCTACGGGATCAGCCGCAACCCCGAGCGTTATCCCGAGCCCGACCGCTTTCACCCGGATCGCTGGGCCACCCTCGCGCACAAGCCCGGCGCGCTCGAGACCGCGCAGTTCGGCGGAGGCCCGCACTTCTGCCTCGGCTACCACATGGCCTTGCTCGAGGCCGTGCAGTTCGGCGTCACCCTCGCGCGCACCCTCGGCGAGCGAAACCTCGGGCCCATCCTCCTCGACGGAGCGCTCCCCAAGCCCGTCTGGTTCCCCGTATCCCGCCCCCCCGCCGGGACGCGCGTGCGCATTGGTCGTGTCGGCGCAACGTGA
- a CDS encoding ATP-binding cassette domain-containing protein: MTSAKPHAADSHDMIRVQGARENNLKDVSVEIPKRRLTVFTGVSGSGKSSLVFGTIAAESQRMINETYSAFVQGFMPTLARPEVDVLEGLTTAIIVDQERMGANARSTVGTATDANAMLRVLWSRLGKPRIGSSNAFSFNVPSVRGAGKVVVEKGGEKKTEARTFEINGGMCPRCEGMGQVSDFDLSALYDDTKSLNEGALTIPGYSMEGWYGRIFRGCGYFDPDKPIRKYTKKELHDLLHKEPTKIKVDGINLTYAGLIPQIQKSFLSKDVDAMQPHIRAFVERAVTFATCPDCGGTRLNEAARSSKIKGINIADACAMQISDLAKWVRDLDEPSVAPLLSTLRHTLESFVEIGLGYLSLDRPSGTLSGGEAQRTKMIRHLGSSLTDVTYVFDEPTAGLHPHDIQRMNELLRRLRDKGNTVLVVEHKPEVIAIADHVVDLGPRAGTAGGEVVFEGTVAGLRASGTLTGRHLSDRASLKKSVRKPSGVMKVRGARTHNLKNVNVDIPLGVLVVVTGVAGSGKSSLIRGSVCNREGVVSVDQTPIRGSRRSNPATYTDLLEPIRKAFAKANGVKPALFSANSEGACPTCNGAGVIYTDLGMMAGVSTVCEDCEGRRFQASVLKYRFGGRNIAEVLDMSVEEASGFFGAGEARTPAAHAILQRMADVGLGYLRLGQPLTTLSGGERQRLKLATHMGAEGGVYVLDEPTTGLHLADLAQLLGLLDRLVDSGKSVLVIEHHLAVMTHADWIIDLGPGAGHEGGRIVFEGTPADLVAAKSTLTGKHLAAFVG, encoded by the coding sequence ATGACCTCCGCCAAGCCGCACGCCGCAGACAGCCACGACATGATCCGCGTCCAGGGCGCCCGGGAGAACAACCTGAAGGACGTCAGCGTCGAGATCCCCAAGCGGCGGCTCACGGTGTTCACCGGCGTCTCGGGATCGGGCAAGTCGTCGCTGGTGTTCGGCACCATCGCGGCGGAGTCGCAGCGGATGATCAACGAGACCTACAGCGCCTTCGTGCAGGGATTCATGCCGACGCTGGCCCGGCCCGAGGTCGACGTCCTGGAAGGGCTGACGACCGCGATCATCGTCGACCAGGAGCGAATGGGCGCCAACGCCCGCTCGACGGTCGGCACGGCGACCGACGCCAACGCGATGCTGCGGGTGCTGTGGAGCCGCCTCGGCAAGCCTCGCATCGGCTCGTCCAACGCCTTCTCCTTCAACGTCCCGTCGGTCCGCGGCGCCGGGAAGGTCGTGGTCGAGAAGGGCGGCGAGAAGAAGACCGAGGCGCGCACGTTCGAGATCAACGGCGGCATGTGCCCGCGCTGCGAGGGCATGGGACAGGTCTCCGACTTCGACCTGTCTGCGCTGTACGACGACACGAAGTCGCTCAACGAGGGTGCCCTCACGATCCCCGGCTACTCGATGGAGGGCTGGTACGGCCGCATCTTCCGCGGGTGTGGGTACTTCGACCCGGACAAGCCGATCCGCAAGTACACCAAGAAGGAGCTGCACGACCTGCTCCACAAGGAGCCGACCAAGATCAAGGTCGATGGGATCAACCTGACGTACGCGGGGCTGATCCCGCAGATCCAGAAGTCGTTCCTGTCCAAGGACGTCGACGCGATGCAGCCGCACATCCGGGCTTTCGTGGAGCGCGCGGTCACCTTCGCCACCTGCCCCGACTGCGGCGGCACCCGGCTCAACGAGGCCGCCCGGTCCTCCAAGATCAAAGGGATCAACATCGCCGACGCCTGCGCGATGCAGATCAGCGACCTGGCCAAGTGGGTGCGCGATCTCGACGAGCCGTCCGTCGCGCCGCTGCTGTCGACGCTGCGGCACACGCTCGAATCGTTCGTGGAGATCGGCCTCGGCTATCTCAGCCTCGACCGGCCCTCCGGCACGCTCTCGGGCGGCGAGGCGCAGCGCACCAAGATGATCCGCCACCTCGGGTCGTCGCTCACCGACGTGACCTACGTCTTCGACGAGCCGACGGCCGGGCTGCACCCCCACGACATCCAGCGGATGAACGAGCTACTTCGGCGTCTGCGCGACAAGGGCAACACCGTGCTCGTGGTCGAGCACAAGCCGGAGGTGATCGCGATCGCCGACCACGTCGTCGACCTCGGCCCCCGCGCCGGCACCGCCGGGGGCGAGGTGGTCTTCGAGGGCACCGTCGCCGGGCTGCGGGCCAGCGGCACGCTCACCGGGCGTCACCTGAGCGATCGGGCCTCGCTCAAGAAGTCGGTGCGGAAGCCGTCGGGCGTGATGAAGGTGCGCGGCGCCCGCACGCACAACCTGAAGAACGTCAATGTCGACATCCCGCTCGGCGTGCTGGTGGTGGTGACCGGCGTGGCGGGGTCGGGCAAGAGCTCGTTGATCCGCGGCTCGGTCTGCAACCGAGAGGGCGTCGTGTCGGTCGACCAGACCCCGATCCGGGGCTCGCGGCGGAGCAACCCGGCGACGTACACCGATCTGCTGGAGCCGATTCGCAAGGCGTTCGCGAAGGCCAACGGCGTCAAGCCCGCCCTGTTCAGCGCCAACTCCGAGGGCGCCTGTCCGACCTGCAACGGCGCCGGGGTGATCTACACCGACCTCGGGATGATGGCCGGCGTCAGCACGGTCTGCGAGGACTGCGAGGGCCGGCGGTTCCAGGCGTCGGTGCTGAAGTACCGCTTCGGCGGTCGGAACATCGCGGAGGTGCTCGACATGTCGGTCGAGGAGGCCTCGGGCTTCTTCGGCGCCGGCGAGGCGCGCACGCCGGCCGCGCACGCGATCCTGCAGCGCATGGCCGACGTGGGGCTCGGATACCTGCGGCTCGGCCAGCCGCTCACCACGCTATCGGGGGGCGAGCGGCAGCGTCTCAAGCTCGCGACGCACATGGGGGCCGAGGGCGGCGTCTACGTGCTCGACGAGCCGACCACCGGGCTGCACCTGGCCGACCTCGCGCAGCTCCTGGGCCTGCTGGATCGGCTGGTCGATTCCGGCAAGTCGGTCCTCGTGATCGAGCATCACCTGGCGGTGATGACGCACGCCGACTGGATCATCGACCTCGGGCCGGGCGCGGGCCACGAAGGCGGGCGCATCGTCTTCGAAGGCACCCCGGCCGACCTGGTGGCGGCGAAGTCGACGCTGACCGGCAAGCACCTGGCGGCCTTCGTCGGCTGA
- a CDS encoding class I SAM-dependent methyltransferase: protein MKENPAASDWAAARGEKWCAQLSGMESMLMPIDEPLIGALKLDAPSRIAEVGCGGGGTALEILRRAPAGSVVHGFDISPKLIEQARGRLRPDERAIVFEVADMATAAPERPYDRLVSRLGVMFFDDPPAAFANLVRWLEPGGRFAFAVWGRPSDNPWMTSLREVVARVIALPQTDPEAPGPFRYADASKLLSLLDRAGFSELEVHDWRGALPIGGELAPPEAAHFALASFSSFGELLASAGDDAFREAHQSLTTCFSRHQQDGAVRMDACVRIFTGARP, encoded by the coding sequence ATGAAAGAGAACCCCGCAGCATCCGACTGGGCCGCCGCCCGCGGCGAGAAGTGGTGTGCCCAGCTCTCGGGCATGGAATCGATGCTCATGCCCATCGACGAGCCGCTCATTGGCGCGCTGAAGCTCGATGCGCCCTCCAGGATCGCCGAGGTTGGATGCGGCGGAGGCGGGACGGCCCTCGAAATCCTGCGGCGTGCACCGGCAGGAAGCGTCGTCCATGGCTTCGATATTTCACCAAAGCTCATCGAGCAGGCTCGGGGACGCCTGCGACCCGACGAACGCGCCATCGTCTTCGAAGTTGCCGACATGGCCACAGCCGCGCCGGAGCGCCCGTACGACCGGCTGGTCTCCCGCTTGGGCGTCATGTTCTTCGACGATCCGCCCGCCGCCTTCGCCAACCTGGTGCGCTGGCTCGAACCCGGGGGGCGGTTCGCATTCGCGGTCTGGGGCCGTCCGTCCGATAATCCGTGGATGACGAGCCTGCGCGAGGTGGTGGCTCGGGTCATCGCATTGCCGCAAACGGACCCGGAAGCGCCGGGGCCATTTCGGTATGCGGACGCGAGCAAGCTGCTCTCCTTGCTCGATCGAGCCGGTTTTTCCGAGCTCGAAGTGCACGACTGGCGAGGAGCGCTTCCGATCGGCGGCGAGCTGGCGCCTCCCGAGGCCGCGCATTTTGCGCTCGCATCCTTCTCGTCCTTCGGCGAGCTGCTCGCCAGCGCGGGGGACGACGCGTTCCGTGAAGCGCACCAGTCGCTGACGACCTGCTTTTCCCGCCATCAGCAGGACGGCGCTGTCCGGATGGATGCGTGCGTCCGTATCTTCACCGGCGCTCGGCCGTGA